Proteins from one Porites lutea chromosome 3, jaPorLute2.1, whole genome shotgun sequence genomic window:
- the LOC140930110 gene encoding cilia- and flagella- associated protein 210-like, with amino-acid sequence MMASRIMHGRREGQTRDFAGNTLSVIPAGVNPREVTVLQPETWRRIQNSLSGYNEEKERLQAKMKEREELHTFSKDSVKHWENTIEGQRLKKLQARQIREEKEEEERVKIDIEEAKHQAQKRKEAIERAKTLQYYQTDRVKTFHGALLLTEVLKERDAQIEMKNGKLDAEKIREEHLLRLQQRQREEAIMEDQRRALRRYNERKAVADFQKLQILDHIEESKKGKEADVEEGRNIKQQVDMYEAAKQAIEEQRRKEKKDIMEEHQAQLADRERRRQLEQKKIEEEEEEIRQFGQAKKKMAKMRKAKETELFNAFQEHTERMRKKLANQRQQEVDDEDDRIAKAVADRERKRDAEEREKYEADGKEKREIHDHRIHMMKENERRAREEANKDREILRKRVESDKLYHMKQEEKRSEQLGENKKLKEFQTQQIAELKDRKHQLRAAELDLDKRNEALLRSEEVQFQEYANKVISEAKENGRNPYPLIKASQEGPGGGRGPKCEGKQGLRPSYLVCDGTGVQLPNYHSGTVQGSHTKIYGRPAESMKRLGFTW; translated from the exons ATGATGGCGTCGCGAATCATGCATGGTCGAAGAGAAGGACAAACGAGGG ATTTCGCTGGAAATACTCTTAGTGTCATTCCCGCTGGAGTTAATCCGCGAGAG GTAACTGTTCTTCAGCCTGAAACATGGAGACGAATACAAAATAGCCTGTCGGGTTATAACGAGGAAAAAGAGCGATTGCAAGCGAAGATGAAAGAACGAGAAGAACTCCATACTTTCTCTAAGGATTCTGTCAAACACTGGGAAAACACGATAGAG GGTCAACGGCTCAAGAAATTGCAAGCTCGACaaataagagaagaaaaggaagag GAAGAAAGAGTAAAGATTGACATTGAGGAAGCCAAGCACCAagcacagaaaagaaaagaagccatTGAACGAGCCAAGACCCTTCAGTACTACCAAACAGATAGAGTGAAGACATTTCAT GGTGCCCTGCTTCTAACAGAGGTTCTAAAGGAGAGAGATGCCCAGATAGAAATGAAGAATGGCAAACTTGATGCAGAAAAGATTAGAGAAGAGCACCTCTTGAGACTGCAGCAAAGG CAACGTGAGGAGGCAATTATGGAAGATCAGAGAAGAGCTCTGAGGAGGTATAATGAAAGGAAAGCAGTGGCAGATTTCCAAAAACTCCA AATCCTTGATCATATTGAAGagtcaaaaaaaggaaaggaagcTGATGTGGAAGAAGGCAGAAATATTAAGCAGCAAGTTGACATGTATGAGGCTGCAAAGCAAGCTATTGAAGAGCAAAGGAGAAAA gaaaagaaagatATTATGGAGGAACATCAAGCACAGCTTGCTGATAGAGAA AGAAGACGACAACTTGAACAGAAGAAAATtgaagaggaagaggaggaaATCAGACAGTTCGGTCAAGCTAAAAAG AAAATGGCAAAGATGCGTAAAGCGAAGGAAACAGAATTATTCAA tGCCTTCCAAGAACACACGGAGCGGATGAGAAAGAAGCTAGCTAACCAAAGACAACAAGAagttgatgatgaagatgaccGGATAGCAAAGGCTGTGGCGGATAGGGAGAGGAAGCGTGAT GccgaagaaagagaaaagtacGAGGCAGACGGGAAGGAGAAGAGGGAAATTCACGATCACAGAATTCACATG aTGAAAGAGAATGAACGCCGAGCAAGAGAAGAAGCAAACAAAGACCGTGAAATACTTCGCAAGAGAGTCGAATCTGATAAACTG TACCACATGAAACAGGAGGAAAAGAGATCAGAGCAACTAGGGGAAAACAAGAAATTGAAAGAGTTCCAAACACAGCAAATT GCTGAATTAAAAGACCGTAAACATCAACTTAGAGCAGCGGAATTAGACCTGGATAAACGCAACGAAGCCCTACTCAGGTCCGAAGAGGTTCAGTTCCAGGAGTACGCAAACAAGGTCATTTCAGAGGCCAAGGAGAACGGCCGTAATCCGTACCCACTCATCAAGGCCTCTCAGGAGGGCCCCGGGGGTGGAAGAGGCCCCAAATGTGAAGGCAAACAAGGCCTTAGACCGAGCTATCTTGTGTGTGATGGGACAGGGGTACAGTTGCCTAATTACCACAGTGGTACCGTACAAGGCTCCCATACCAAGATTTACGGCCGTCCAGCTGAAAGTATGAAGAGACTAGGTTTTACTTGGTGA
- the LOC140930115 gene encoding cytochrome P450 3A24-like — protein sequence MKELLQQALSSEYLGHPATAAAIASVLILVILSLYWWATRGFAVLKKLNVPGPKPIPFFGNFLEVRKYNGLHELHLDYIKKYGNVFALCLGGRPSVVVGDPELLKQILVKDFPNFQNRFQIQQLSKVFSMNVFNARDGRWKRIRNTLTPTFSAGKMKLMVPLIETSCDTLVEKLETVADSGQSVDMLDWFSKLTLEVILSTAFGVDAKVQKGENTEMLQEAKKLFQVPSILRHLSRLPFGNALFRLIRLVSGGGFQPKYFESIVTEIINQRRQQGLTGRKDLLHLMMHATDETTTEGISKLSDEEVVAQCIIFLLAGYETSSNTLSFTLYFLAVNPDLQDKLREEIRDALEASGRKKPLYEIAQNIEYLDCVVKESQRLCPPAAAVNRQCREDYKFNGIHIPAGTEVVIPIYALHHDPSAWEDPEKFDPERFRGERKDTRHPFQFVPFGGGPRNCIGMRFALLEIKIALVKILMKYKFVRSPETQVPVVLHPGATLSAKNGVLVRVETVL from the exons ATGAAGGAATTACTGCAGCAGGCTCTATCTTCGGAGTACCTTGGCCATCCTGCTACTGCTGCTGCGATCGCTTCTGTTTTAATCCTTGTGATTCTTTCTCTGTATTGGTGGGCGACTCGTGGATTTGCAGTCCTCAAGAAGCTGAATGTCCCCGGACCCAAGCCGATTCCTTTTTTTGGAAACTTTCTTGAAGTAAGGAAATACAATGGACTACATGAGCTGCACCTTGACTACATTAAGAAATACGGCAACGTTTTTGCCCTTTGTCTGGGTGGTAGGCCGTCGGTTGTTGTCGGTGATCCGGAACTGCTGAAGCAAATATTAGTAAAGGACTTTCCAAACTTCCAAAATCGCTTCCAGATCCAACAACTGAGTAAGGTGTTCTCCATGAACGTCTTCAACGCTCGGGATGGAAGGTGGAAGCGGATCCGTAACACACTGACACCCACGTTCAGCGCAGGAAAGATGAAGTTGATGGTGCCTCTTATAGAGACGTCTTGTGACACGCTTGTGGAAAAACTTGAGACAGTTGCTGATTCAG GTCAAAGTGTGGACATGCTGGACTGGTTTAGTAAGCTGACCCTAGAGGTGATATTATCTACAGCTTTTGGTGTGGACGCGAAGGTTCAAAAAGGTGAAAACACCGAAATGCTGCAAGAAGCGAAGAAACTATTCCAGGTGCCTTCAATCCTACGGCATCTTTCCCGTTTGCCATTTGGAAATGCTCTATTCCGTCTTATAAGATTAGTTAGCGGTGGAGGTTTTCAACCTAAGTATTTTGAAAGTATTGTTACAGAAATCATTAATCAACGCCGTCAACAGGGACTTACAGGACGAAAGGACCTGCTACACCTCATGATGCACGCCActgatgaaacaacaacagaagGGATTAGCAAGCTGTCTGATGAGGAAGTTGTAGCTCAGTGTATTATTTTCCTTCTGGCAGGATACGAAACGTCCAGCAACACCTTGTCATTCACCCTGTACTTCTTGGCCGTGAACCCAGATCTACAAGACAAACTTAGGGAAGAAATCAGAGATGCGTTGGAGGCCAGTGGAAGGAAGAAACCTCTCTACGAAATAGCCCAGAACATCGAGTACCTCGACTGTGTCGTAAAGGAGTCTCAGCGCTTATGTCCTCCTGCGGCCGCCGTTAATCGACAATGCCGTGAAGATTATAAATTTAACGGAATCCATATTCCTGCTGGAACAGAGGTTGTGATTCCCATATATGCCTTGCATCATGATCCAAGTGCCTGGGAGGACCCGGAGAAGTTTGACCCCGAGAGATTCCGTGGTGAAAGAAAAGACACCCGCCATCCCTTCCAATTCGTCCCCTTTGGGGGTGGGCCACGAAATTGTATCGGTATGAGGTTTGCCCTGCTGGAGATCAAGATCGCTCTCGTGAAAATCTTGATGAAGTACAAGTTTGTGCGATCACCTGAGACGCAAGTTCCCGTCGTATTACATCCCGGTGCAACTTTGAGTGCTAAAAATGGCGTGCTTGTTAGAGTAGAGACTGTACTGTAA
- the LOC140930035 gene encoding uncharacterized protein, translated as MKYKDVSIKGIYEIVGNSNNSFPVYCDFGSEPGMAWTLIQSHSLGNNGAFVGKPFYQHDMPINQDTLDWSSYRLSMSRIKSIQKVSTHWRATCNFITDGVDYRDYWRVSLTNLDLLVKPPTPDFCLFSEFVNVRGNECTNCTVLSAYSDFWTLHMDSWFGSSKGCEFNGLSGAVYNEDNFGNYEATNPAFRCTSSQSSTSQIWLGSF; from the coding sequence ATGAAGTATAAAGATGTGAGCATCAAAGGCATTTACGAAATTGTGGGGAACAGTAACAATTCGTTCCCAGTCTACTGCGACTTTGGTTCCGAGCCCGGTATGGCATGGACTCTGATTCAGTCTCATTCATTAGGAAATAATGGCGCGTTCGTAGGAAAACCATTTTACCAGCACGACATGCCCATCAATCAGGATACACTTGATTGGAGTAGCTACCGTCTCTCGATGTCCCGTATAAAGTCAATTCAAAAAGTGTCCACTCACTGGCGAGCCACTTGTAATTTTATAACCGATGGAGTGGACTACCGGGATTACTGGAGAGTTTCCTTGACTAATTTGGATCTTCTTGTGAAGCCTCCAACCCCTGACTTCTGTCTTTTCTCTGAGTTTGTTAACGTGCGTGGAAATGAGTGCACCAACTGCACGGTTTTATCTGCGTATTCTGATTTCTGGACTCTGCATATGGACAGCTGGTTTGGTTCATCTAAAGGCTGTGAATTTAATGGACTGTCAGGGGCAGTGTATAACGAAGACAACTTCGGAAACTACGAAGCAACTAACCCCGCTTTCCGCTGTACCTCTTCACAAAGTTCGACGAGTCAGATCTGGCTTGGTAGTTTTTAG